The following are encoded together in the Wolbachia endosymbiont (group E) of Neria commutata genome:
- a CDS encoding DUF721 domain-containing protein, protein MLKTSGPKKLKSIIENYALKCMKNKISKNEIRLILNWRNIVGAEIAECTKPKKISYAQNINSGVLHLTVTNGSKALEIQHMISLIIEKITIFFGYKAVYGIKIKQESTDPLSKFI, encoded by the coding sequence ATGCTCAAAACAAGCGGACCAAAAAAATTAAAGTCTATAATAGAAAATTATGCACTCAAATGCATGAAAAATAAGATCAGCAAAAATGAAATACGTCTTATTTTAAACTGGAGAAATATAGTTGGAGCGGAAATTGCAGAGTGTACAAAACCAAAAAAGATCTCGTACGCACAAAATATAAATTCTGGTGTATTACACCTTACAGTCACAAATGGTAGTAAAGCATTGGAAATTCAGCATATGATTTCTCTCATCATAGAAAAAATCACGATATTTTTTGGCTATAAAGCAGTATATGGTATAAAAATCAAACAAGAGAGTACTGACCCTCTTTCAAAATTTATTTAG
- a CDS encoding phage major tail tube protein: MLPKILKNFNVFVDGRGYAGRIDEITLPKLTIKTEEYRAGGMDIPISIDMGMEKLEAEFTFSEYDTELFRLFGLIDGNSVSLTLRGGMQGSGNNDIEAVVINLRGIFREFDFGSWKPAEKTTLKCTVAAHYYKLTISGNELIEIDAENMIRRINGVDQMALLQTVLGI, translated from the coding sequence ATGTTGCCAAAAATCTTAAAGAATTTTAACGTATTCGTTGATGGTCGTGGTTATGCTGGTCGTATCGATGAGATCACTCTGCCAAAACTTACCATTAAAACAGAGGAGTATAGAGCTGGTGGAATGGATATTCCTATAAGCATTGACATGGGCATGGAAAAGCTTGAAGCTGAGTTTACTTTTTCTGAATATGATACAGAGCTATTTAGACTCTTCGGTTTAATAGATGGAAACTCAGTATCTTTAACGCTTCGTGGAGGAATGCAAGGAAGTGGTAATAATGATATTGAAGCAGTGGTGATAAATCTTAGGGGAATATTCAGAGAATTTGATTTTGGTAGCTGGAAACCTGCTGAAAAAACCACTCTTAAATGCACTGTGGCTGCTCACTATTATAAACTCACTATCAGTGGTAATGAGCTTATCGAGATTGATGCCGAGAATATGATTCGGAGGATTAACGGTGTTGATCAGATGGCCTTACTGCAGACAGTTTTAGGTATTTAA